A single Oncorhynchus tshawytscha isolate Ot180627B linkage group LG01, Otsh_v2.0, whole genome shotgun sequence DNA region contains:
- the LOC112258637 gene encoding BTB/POZ domain-containing protein KCTD5 isoform X3, translating into MATEEKRKSMPQAVSAVGSLPTPQCYNNNNNNNNNNNRGSENTTTSSATESSGPETHSIGNGCGVNPTVGNNGKWVRLNVGGTVFLTTRHTLLKEQTSFLYRLCQQKDLHSDTDETGAYVIDRDPTYFGPILNYLRHGKLVYNKELAEEGVLEEAEFYNITPLIKLIKERILERDCKVTQQVPPKHVYRVLQCQEEELTQMVSTMSDGWKFEQVSVRACRKPRTGLLWTMVNIGSSYSYGTEDQAEFLCVVSKELHTPGSGLGTEQSHKTRLFHMHGSRMY; encoded by the exons ATGGCAACGGAGGAAAAAAGGAAATCGATGCCGCAGGCTGTATCAGCAGTCGGCTCGTTGCCGACACCTCAGTgctacaataacaacaataataataacaacaataacaatcgAGGCAGCGAGAATACGACCACCTCGAGCGCTACCGAATCAAGTGGACCGGAAACGCACAGCATCGGGAACGGTTGTGGAGTCAATCCAACAGTGGGAAATAACGGGAAATGGGTCCGTTTGAACGTCGGAGGTACCGTATTCCTCACAACGCGGCATACCCTACTCAAAGAACAGACTTCCTTTCTCTATCGGCTCTGTCAACAAAAGGACTTGCATTCGGACACG GATGAGACAGGGGCCTATGTGATAGACAGAGACCCCACCTACTTTGGCCCCATCCTCAACTACCTGCGACACGGCAAACTAGTCTACAACAAGGAGTTGGCTGAAGAAG GTGTGTTGGAGGAGGCTGAGTTCTACAACATCACTCCTCTGATCAAACTGATCAAGGAGCGGATCCTGGAGCGGGACTGTAAAGTCACACAG CAGGTGCCTCCTAAACATGTGTACCGGGTGTTGCAGTGCCAGGAGGAGGAGCTGACTCAGATGGTTTCCACCATGTCGGACGGCTGGAAGTTTGAGCAGGTCAGCGTACGCGCCTGCAGAAAGCCCCGCACTGGACTGCTCTGGACT ATGGTGAACATTGGTTCGTCATACAGCTATGGGACAGAGGACCAGGCAGAGTTTCTTTGTGTGGTGTCCAAGGAGCTACACACACCTGGCTCAGGCCTGGGCACCGAACAGAGCCACAAGACCAGG CTTTTTCACATGCATGGATCCCGGATGTACTAG
- the LOC112258637 gene encoding BTB/POZ domain-containing protein KCTD5 isoform X1, with amino-acid sequence MATEEKRKSMPQAVSAVGSLPTPQCYNNNNNNNNNNNRGSENTTTSSATESSGPETHSIGNGCGVNPTVGNNGKWVRLNVGGTVFLTTRHTLLKEQTSFLYRLCQQKDLHSDTDETGAYVIDRDPTYFGPILNYLRHGKLVYNKELAEEGVLEEAEFYNITPLIKLIKERILERDCKVTQQVPPKHVYRVLQCQEEELTQMVSTMSDGWKFEQVSVRACRKPRTGLLWTMVNIGSSYSYGTEDQAEFLCVVSKELHTPGSGLGTEQSHKTRASEVQDDEEECGERNTTLNECIRE; translated from the exons ATGGCAACGGAGGAAAAAAGGAAATCGATGCCGCAGGCTGTATCAGCAGTCGGCTCGTTGCCGACACCTCAGTgctacaataacaacaataataataacaacaataacaatcgAGGCAGCGAGAATACGACCACCTCGAGCGCTACCGAATCAAGTGGACCGGAAACGCACAGCATCGGGAACGGTTGTGGAGTCAATCCAACAGTGGGAAATAACGGGAAATGGGTCCGTTTGAACGTCGGAGGTACCGTATTCCTCACAACGCGGCATACCCTACTCAAAGAACAGACTTCCTTTCTCTATCGGCTCTGTCAACAAAAGGACTTGCATTCGGACACG GATGAGACAGGGGCCTATGTGATAGACAGAGACCCCACCTACTTTGGCCCCATCCTCAACTACCTGCGACACGGCAAACTAGTCTACAACAAGGAGTTGGCTGAAGAAG GTGTGTTGGAGGAGGCTGAGTTCTACAACATCACTCCTCTGATCAAACTGATCAAGGAGCGGATCCTGGAGCGGGACTGTAAAGTCACACAG CAGGTGCCTCCTAAACATGTGTACCGGGTGTTGCAGTGCCAGGAGGAGGAGCTGACTCAGATGGTTTCCACCATGTCGGACGGCTGGAAGTTTGAGCAGGTCAGCGTACGCGCCTGCAGAAAGCCCCGCACTGGACTGCTCTGGACT ATGGTGAACATTGGTTCGTCATACAGCTATGGGACAGAGGACCAGGCAGAGTTTCTTTGTGTGGTGTCCAAGGAGCTACACACACCTGGCTCAGGCCTGGGCACCGAACAGAGCCACAAGACCAGG GCTTCAGAGGTgcaggatgatgaggaggagtgCGGAGAGAGAAATACCACCCTGAATGAGTGCATAAGGGAATGA
- the LOC112258637 gene encoding BTB/POZ domain-containing protein KCTD5 isoform X5, with protein sequence MATEEKRKSMPQAVSAVGSLPTPQCYNNNNNNNNNNNRGSENTTTSSATESSGPETHSIGNGCGVNPTVGNNGKWVRLNVGGTVFLTTRHTLLKEQTSFLYRLCQQKDLHSDTDETGAYVIDRDPTYFGPILNYLRHGKLVYNKELAEEGVLEEAEFYNITPLIKLIKERILERDCKVTQVPPKHVYRVLQCQEEELTQMVSTMSDGWKFEQMVNIGSSYSYGTEDQAEFLCVVSKELHTPGSGLGTEQSHKTRASEVQDDEEECGERNTTLNECIRE encoded by the exons ATGGCAACGGAGGAAAAAAGGAAATCGATGCCGCAGGCTGTATCAGCAGTCGGCTCGTTGCCGACACCTCAGTgctacaataacaacaataataataacaacaataacaatcgAGGCAGCGAGAATACGACCACCTCGAGCGCTACCGAATCAAGTGGACCGGAAACGCACAGCATCGGGAACGGTTGTGGAGTCAATCCAACAGTGGGAAATAACGGGAAATGGGTCCGTTTGAACGTCGGAGGTACCGTATTCCTCACAACGCGGCATACCCTACTCAAAGAACAGACTTCCTTTCTCTATCGGCTCTGTCAACAAAAGGACTTGCATTCGGACACG GATGAGACAGGGGCCTATGTGATAGACAGAGACCCCACCTACTTTGGCCCCATCCTCAACTACCTGCGACACGGCAAACTAGTCTACAACAAGGAGTTGGCTGAAGAAG GTGTGTTGGAGGAGGCTGAGTTCTACAACATCACTCCTCTGATCAAACTGATCAAGGAGCGGATCCTGGAGCGGGACTGTAAAGTCACACAG GTGCCTCCTAAACATGTGTACCGGGTGTTGCAGTGCCAGGAGGAGGAGCTGACTCAGATGGTTTCCACCATGTCGGACGGCTGGAAGTTTGAGCAG ATGGTGAACATTGGTTCGTCATACAGCTATGGGACAGAGGACCAGGCAGAGTTTCTTTGTGTGGTGTCCAAGGAGCTACACACACCTGGCTCAGGCCTGGGCACCGAACAGAGCCACAAGACCAGG GCTTCAGAGGTgcaggatgatgaggaggagtgCGGAGAGAGAAATACCACCCTGAATGAGTGCATAAGGGAATGA
- the LOC112258637 gene encoding BTB/POZ domain-containing protein KCTD5 isoform X2, with the protein MATEEKRKSMPQAVSAVGSLPTPQCYNNNNNNNNNNNRGSENTTTSSATESSGPETHSIGNGCGVNPTVGNNGKWVRLNVGGTVFLTTRHTLLKEQTSFLYRLCQQKDLHSDTDETGAYVIDRDPTYFGPILNYLRHGKLVYNKELAEEGVLEEAEFYNITPLIKLIKERILERDCKVTQVPPKHVYRVLQCQEEELTQMVSTMSDGWKFEQVSVRACRKPRTGLLWTMVNIGSSYSYGTEDQAEFLCVVSKELHTPGSGLGTEQSHKTRASEVQDDEEECGERNTTLNECIRE; encoded by the exons ATGGCAACGGAGGAAAAAAGGAAATCGATGCCGCAGGCTGTATCAGCAGTCGGCTCGTTGCCGACACCTCAGTgctacaataacaacaataataataacaacaataacaatcgAGGCAGCGAGAATACGACCACCTCGAGCGCTACCGAATCAAGTGGACCGGAAACGCACAGCATCGGGAACGGTTGTGGAGTCAATCCAACAGTGGGAAATAACGGGAAATGGGTCCGTTTGAACGTCGGAGGTACCGTATTCCTCACAACGCGGCATACCCTACTCAAAGAACAGACTTCCTTTCTCTATCGGCTCTGTCAACAAAAGGACTTGCATTCGGACACG GATGAGACAGGGGCCTATGTGATAGACAGAGACCCCACCTACTTTGGCCCCATCCTCAACTACCTGCGACACGGCAAACTAGTCTACAACAAGGAGTTGGCTGAAGAAG GTGTGTTGGAGGAGGCTGAGTTCTACAACATCACTCCTCTGATCAAACTGATCAAGGAGCGGATCCTGGAGCGGGACTGTAAAGTCACACAG GTGCCTCCTAAACATGTGTACCGGGTGTTGCAGTGCCAGGAGGAGGAGCTGACTCAGATGGTTTCCACCATGTCGGACGGCTGGAAGTTTGAGCAGGTCAGCGTACGCGCCTGCAGAAAGCCCCGCACTGGACTGCTCTGGACT ATGGTGAACATTGGTTCGTCATACAGCTATGGGACAGAGGACCAGGCAGAGTTTCTTTGTGTGGTGTCCAAGGAGCTACACACACCTGGCTCAGGCCTGGGCACCGAACAGAGCCACAAGACCAGG GCTTCAGAGGTgcaggatgatgaggaggagtgCGGAGAGAGAAATACCACCCTGAATGAGTGCATAAGGGAATGA
- the LOC112258637 gene encoding BTB/POZ domain-containing protein KCTD5 isoform X4 — MATEEKRKSMPQAVSAVGSLPTPQCYNNNNNNNNNNNRGSENTTTSSATESSGPETHSIGNGCGVNPTVGNNGKWVRLNVGGTVFLTTRHTLLKEQTSFLYRLCQQKDLHSDTDETGAYVIDRDPTYFGPILNYLRHGKLVYNKELAEEGVLEEAEFYNITPLIKLIKERILERDCKVTQQVPPKHVYRVLQCQEEELTQMVSTMSDGWKFEQMVNIGSSYSYGTEDQAEFLCVVSKELHTPGSGLGTEQSHKTRASEVQDDEEECGERNTTLNECIRE, encoded by the exons ATGGCAACGGAGGAAAAAAGGAAATCGATGCCGCAGGCTGTATCAGCAGTCGGCTCGTTGCCGACACCTCAGTgctacaataacaacaataataataacaacaataacaatcgAGGCAGCGAGAATACGACCACCTCGAGCGCTACCGAATCAAGTGGACCGGAAACGCACAGCATCGGGAACGGTTGTGGAGTCAATCCAACAGTGGGAAATAACGGGAAATGGGTCCGTTTGAACGTCGGAGGTACCGTATTCCTCACAACGCGGCATACCCTACTCAAAGAACAGACTTCCTTTCTCTATCGGCTCTGTCAACAAAAGGACTTGCATTCGGACACG GATGAGACAGGGGCCTATGTGATAGACAGAGACCCCACCTACTTTGGCCCCATCCTCAACTACCTGCGACACGGCAAACTAGTCTACAACAAGGAGTTGGCTGAAGAAG GTGTGTTGGAGGAGGCTGAGTTCTACAACATCACTCCTCTGATCAAACTGATCAAGGAGCGGATCCTGGAGCGGGACTGTAAAGTCACACAG CAGGTGCCTCCTAAACATGTGTACCGGGTGTTGCAGTGCCAGGAGGAGGAGCTGACTCAGATGGTTTCCACCATGTCGGACGGCTGGAAGTTTGAGCAG ATGGTGAACATTGGTTCGTCATACAGCTATGGGACAGAGGACCAGGCAGAGTTTCTTTGTGTGGTGTCCAAGGAGCTACACACACCTGGCTCAGGCCTGGGCACCGAACAGAGCCACAAGACCAGG GCTTCAGAGGTgcaggatgatgaggaggagtgCGGAGAGAGAAATACCACCCTGAATGAGTGCATAAGGGAATGA